In Centropristis striata isolate RG_2023a ecotype Rhode Island chromosome 1, C.striata_1.0, whole genome shotgun sequence, one DNA window encodes the following:
- the ier2b gene encoding immediate early response 2b, protein MSATTAMEVNVEARRILAVSISKLYASRTQRGGLRLHRSLLLSLVMRSARDIYHSSRESEEPSCAQPTSEEPMETSSSQGDQTVPEPQPEPQPAPNSAEPALEEPDSEDEGSDGEITEDKENMSPTRQSRKRRGKASAAPDFLPSKRARLEPGEERYAAPLGSCRAGAGESLTALSLNRVIPAF, encoded by the coding sequence atgaGTGCCACAACCGCTATGGAAGTAAACGTCGAAGCAAGACGGATCCTGGCCGTATCGATAAGCAAGCTGTACGCGTCCAGGACCCAGAGAGGCGGACTGAGACTCCACCGGAGCCTCCTGCTCTCTTTGGTCATGAGGTCTGCCCGGGACATCTACCACTCTTCCCGGGAGAGCGAGGAGCCAAGCTGCGCGCAGCCAACATCGGAGGAGCCGATGGAGACCAGCTCCAGCCAGGGGGATCAGACCGTGCCCGAGCCTCAGCCTGAGCCCCAGCCGGCACCGAACTCAGCCGAGCCGGCCCTGGAGGAGCCGGACAGCGAGGACGAGGGGTCTGATGGTGAAATCACAGAGGACAAAGAGAACATGAGCCCGACGAGGCAGTCCAGGAAACGCCGGGGCAAGGCGTCGGCGGCGCCTGACTTCCTTCCCAGCAAGAGGGCGAGGCTTGAGCCCGGGGAGGAGAGGTATGCGGCCCCGCTGGGCAGCTGTCGCGCCGGGGCCGGGGAGTCCCTGACCGCTTTGTCTCTAAATCGGGTTATACCTGCGTTCTGA
- the LOC131971045 gene encoding syntaxin-10 encodes MSIEDPFFVVKGEVQKALSRARGLFDRWEELLQDGTQVSRDELDWSANELRNCLRAIDWDLEDLSETISIVESNPGKFRLGDNELQERRDFVERTRKSVQEMKDQLSSPSAVAQAEKKNREALLTSSGQDRSTGLEAHLVSANSRYIQEQQEQQQLIMQEQDEHLELVTGSIRVLKDMSGRIGDELDEQAVMLGDFGDEMDQTSSRMDSVLKKLEKVSHMTSSRRQWCAIGVLVAIMIVVLILFFAL; translated from the exons ATGTCGATAGAAGACCCATTTTTCGTTGTGAAGGG GGAGGTGCAGAAGGCCCTCTCTCGTGCCCGGGGCCTGTTTGATAGATGGGAGGAACTGTTGCAAGATGGGACACAG GTGAGTCGTGACGAGCTGGACTGGAGTGCCAATGAACTGAGGAACTGTCTGAGGGCGATAGACTGGGACCTGGAGGACCTTAGTGAAACCATCA GTATTGTGGAGTCGAACCCTGGGAAGTTCAGACTGGGTGACAATGAACTTCAGGAGAGGAGAGACTTTGTGGAGCGAACCAGGAAATCCGTCCAG gagatgAAGGATCAGTTGTCCAGCCCTTCTGCTGTGGCTCAggcagagaagaaaaacagagag gctcTGCTGACTTCATCAGGTCAGGACAGGTCAACAGGACTGGAGGCTCATCTGGTGTCTGCGAACTCCAGATACATCCAGGAGCAACAGGAACAACAACAG ctGATCATGCAGGAGCAGGATGAGCATCTGGAGTTGGTGACCGGCAGCATCAGAGTCCTCAAAGACATGTCGGGACGCATCGGGGACGAGCTTGACGAGCAGGCTGT CATGTTGGGGGATTTTGGAGACGAGATGGACCAGACGTCGTCTCGTATGGACTCCGTCCTAAAGAAGCTGGAGAAGGTGTCTCACATGACCAGCA GTCGGAGACAGTGGTGTGCCATCGGCGTGCTCGTTGCCATCATGATTGTGGTCCTCATCCTCTTCTTCGCTCTCTGA